One window from the genome of Paramormyrops kingsleyae isolate MSU_618 chromosome 3, PKINGS_0.4, whole genome shotgun sequence encodes:
- the LOC111852837 gene encoding chitin synthase chs-2-like — MRDGKSEKDRRREHRQAWDSCRVVPTVQDEQKPRKLLSFIRIVICTINSFMVFALGFLSKSSLLLLITASNRNSRAVPSKPYALLFLGCSLIAPSVFTLIKALWKITFKDSKTPKRLTLLWVIFTEFLVAFGTALLILIAMPDFDVLTNVAILNTVGILSAVLQMVGNIITKERTRFTVTSLLAVVFMICGYVLFIIGYQLQTNQMGLSIGLAIVGTLCISLNWWENYSMLFKIGVLERIAEDIRRSRNMICIISSVVRIAITAAVLGAYVKLSAQDWSSVLSPLEQSKPIILSLFAIQVISTALCHGLAVAACKMHEVRRSFVVPMWFISPIVLITFPIIFVVHCGANSSNSYCYQLANSQNVTFFQLLEDVDWTICARDLSQTQNRMSLVIVGGSLFCWWIGLVLCTIYTYFIKVYRIERSRDLFVRQGYEAAFIDQGMLLNTRFKIHFSKKASSDRKETVMINLCATMWHETYDEMMKIIISMFRMDKFRPRRNHFNDVSFDFHIFFDDSFYTMEGSGERHVNEYVETLAEVINEVYVIFSDDNQSIFKEMAQLPEQKVIPTPYGGRLRYTLPHGNILTAHLKDKQLIRHRKRWSQVMYLYYLLGWKLNRKYCQRHQNGENKSTLEKNWAKEKQNTCILALDGDTDFQPSAVMLLVDRMRLYPEVGAVCGRIHPTGVGPMVWYQKFEYAVGHWLQKSAEHVFGCVLCSPGCFSLFRAEALMDDNVMKMYTTKPTDAIHYVQYDQGEDRWLCTLLLQQGWRVEYNAASDAYTNAPQEFKEFYNQRRRWGPSTLANTLDLLNTASVTVQKNKSISKPYILYQIINTAASILGPATVCLMMAGCFTFVFKINANVGLLLAILPPTIYLILCYKLKADTQITIAALMSIGYALLMMAAILSIIGNLVINSTFMTPSGLFLIGITVIYFTTAVLHPQEFPLIIYGLLYFICIPSGYVLLAIYSMVNLNNVSWGTRETASATKPMSASTPVVKYKRSCRCCCWNIRFQVDEDVKVVVTPGDVPTPMMTQLDDKDQRSFDNREKESLEMCWISQLKEKSYDISLKEDTLDEEEAEFWRDLQERYLKPLDEDKAKQKKISTDLKDLRNKATFVYFICNALWLAATFFLQEIGSVVSIKLPKINSTGFLVPDQYIYIDPIGFMFLLSFASLIVIQFLAMLWHRVGTLIHYVAYNETASKERRAFKKSMQDASFEKNFL, encoded by the exons ATGAGGGACGGCAAGAGTGAGAAGGACAGAAGGCGCGAGCACAG GCAGGCTTGGGATAGCTGTCGGGTCGTTCCCACCGTTCAGGATGAGCAGAAACCCAGGAAACTTCTCAGCTTCATCCGCATCGTCATCTGCACCATCAACAGCTTCATGGTTTTTGCGCTGGGATTTCTAAGCAAG TCATCCCTTCTGCTGCTAATAACAGCCTCGAACAGAAACTCAAGAGCCGTCCCCAGCAAGCCCTATGCCCTGCTCTTTCTTGGCTGTTCGCTCATTGCTCCAAGTGTTTTTACCCTCATTAAAGCACTGTggaaaatcacatttaaagACTCAAAGACACCCAAGAGGCTAACCCTTTTGTGG GTGATCTTCACAGAGTTCTTGGTGGCCTTCGGAACAGCATTACTCATCTTAATTGCCATGCCTGACTTTGATGTCCTCACCAACGTGGCCATACTGAACACCGTGGGCATCTTGTCCGCAGTGCTTCAAATGGTTGGCAACATCATCACCAAGGAGAGGACGAGATTCACTGTAACATCTCTCCTGGCTGTCGTCTTTATGATATGTGGCTATGTGCTGTTTATCATTGGATACCAGTTACAAACTAACCAAATGGGACTCTCGATCGGACTGGCTATAGTTGGAACTTTGTGCATTTCCTTGAACTGGTGGGAGAACTACAGCATGCTGTTTAAGATTGGTGTCTTGGAAAGGATCGCAGAGGACATCAGGAGATCCCGGAATATGATCTGCATCATTTCCAGTGTTGTTCGAATTGCCATCACAGCTGCTGTCCTTGGAGCTTATGTGAAGCTGTCGGCACAGGATTGGTCAAGTGTCCTGTCTCCTTTGGAGCAAAGCAAGCCCATCATACTGAGCTTGTTTGCCATCCAGGTTATTTCCACAGCCCTCTGCCACGGTCTTGCGGTAGCAGCCTGTAAAATGCATGAGGTTCGGCGCAGCTTTGTTGTACCCATGTGGTTCATTTCACCCATTGTCCTGATTACGTTCCCAATAATCTTTGTAGTTCACTGCGGTGCAAACTCAAGTAACAGCTACTGTTACCAGCTGGCAAACAGTCAAAACGTCACATTTTTCCAGCTGCTTGAGGATGTGGATTGGACAATCTGTGCCCGCGATCTCTCTCAGACACAGAACAGAATGAGTTTGGTCATAGTAGGGGGCTCCCTCTTCTGCTGGTGGATTGGACTTGTACTGTGCACTATTTACACTTATTTCATCAAGGTCTACCGGATTGAAAGATCCCGGGACCTGTTTGTGCGGCAAGGGTACGAGGCAGCCTTCATCGACCAGGGAATGCTGCTCAACACACGTTTTAAGATCCATTTTTCCAAAAAGGCTTCCAG TGACAGAAAGGAAACAGTGATGATCAACTTGTGTGCAACGATGTGGCATGAGACCTATGACGAAATGATGAAGATTATCATCTCCATGTTCAG GATGGATAAATTTCGGCCAAGGAGAAACCATTTTAACGACGTCAGTTTCGACTTCCACATTTTCTTCGATGACTCCTTTTACACCATGGAAGGCAGTGGGGAGCGCCATGTGAACGAATACGTGGAGACCCTGGCGGAGGTCATCAACGAGGTCTACGT GATATTCAGTGATGACAATCAATCCATCTTCAAGGAAATGGCTCAGCTTCCAGAACAGAAGGTCATACCAACGCCCTACGGAGGCCGTCTCCGCTACACACTTCCACATGGCAACATTTTAACCGCTCACCTGAAGGACAAGCAGCTCATCCGTCACCGGAAACGGTGGTCTCAG GTCATGTATCTGTACTATTTGCTTGGCTGGAAACTCAACAGGAAGTATTGCCAAAGGCATCAGAATGGAGAAAACAAGAGCACCCTGGAGAAGAACTGGGCG aaagaaaagcagaacaCATGCATTTTGGCACTAGATGGCGATACTGACTTCCAGCCATCAGCAGTCATGCTGTTGGTCGACCGGATGAGATTGTATCCTGAAGTTGGTGCGGTCTGTGGAAGGATCCATCCAACAGGTGTAG GCCCCATGGTCTGGTACCAGAAGTTCGAATACGCGGTGGGCCACTGGCTGCAGAAGTCAGCAGAGCACGTGTTTGGCTGCGTGCTGTGCAGTCCCGGCTGCTTCAGCCTGTTCCGTGCCGAGGCGCTCATGGACGACAACGTCATGAAGATGTACACCACCAAGCCCACAGACGCCATCCACTACGTGCAGTACGACCAGG GTGAGGACCGCTGGCTGTGCACACTGCTGCTCCAGCAGGGCTGGAGGGTGGAGTACAATGCCGCCTCAGATGCCTACACTAATGCTCCACAGGAGTTTAAGGAGTTCTACAACCAAAGGCGGCGCTGGGGGCCCTCCACCCTGGCTAATACGCTAGACCTCTTGAACACAGCGTCTGTAACAGTGCAGAAAAACAAATCGATATCCAAACCGTACATCCTCTATCAGATCATCAACACGGCAGCTTCTATTCTTGGCCCAGCTACCGTCTGCCTGATGATGGCAG GTTGTTTCACATTTGTCTTCAAAATTAATGCGAACGTTGGCCTCTTGCTGGCGATTTTGCCACCAACCATTTACCTGATCCTGTGCTACAAGCTGAAAGCTGACACCCAGATCACCATCGCAGCCCTTATGAGCATCGGATATGCGCTCCTCATGATGGCGGCCATTTTGTCCATCATAG GGAATCTGGTCATAAACTCGACCTTCATGACCCCCAGTGGCCTCTTCCTCATTGGGATCACGGTCATTTACTTCACCACCGCAGTGCTGCACCCCCAGGAGTTCCCCTTGATCATTTACGGGCTCCTCTACTTCATCTGCATCCCAAGTGGCTATGTCCTGCTCGCCATCTACTCCATGGTCAACTTGAACAATGTGTCCTGGGGCACACGGGAGACAGCCAGTGCCACCAAGCCTATGTCCGCCAGCACCCCAGTGGTGAAGTACAAGAGGAGCTGCAGGTGCTGCTGCTGGAATATCCGCTTCCAGGTGGACGAGGATGTGAAGGTGGTCGTAACTCCTGGAGATGTTCCGACCCCGATGATGACCCAGTTGGATGATAAGGATCAGCGGTCTTTTGACAACAG GGAGAAAGAGTCCTTGGAAATGT GTTGGATTTCACAACTGAAAGAGAAGTCATATGACATTAGCCTGAAAGAGGACACACTTGACGAG GAAGAAGCAGAGTTTTGGAGAGACCTCCAGGAGCGATACCTGAAGCCTCTTGATGAGGATAAAGCGAAGCAGAAGAAAATCAGCACAGACCTGAAGGATCTGCGGAATAAG GCGACCTTTGTTTACTTCATCTGCAACGCTCTCTGGTTGGCTGCCACCTTCTTCCTGCAGGAAATCGGCTCGGTCGTCAGCATAAAGCTCCCAAAAATCAACTCCACTGGGTTCCTTGTCCCTGACCAGTATATCTACATCGACCCAATTGGATTTATGTTTCTCCTCAGCTTCGCCTCATTGATTGTGATACAGTTCTTGGCGATGCTCTGGCACAG AGTTGGCACACTGATCCATTACGTGGCTTACAATGAAACAGCATCCAAAGAGAGGAGAGCCTTCAAGAAGAGCATGCAGGATGCCAGCTTTGAGAAG AACTTCCTGTAG